CGGCCCATCCAATAAAACACCAGACTGACGAGAGCACATCCTCCCATGATGAGGAACATCGCTGGCCCTCCATAAGCAGACAAAATCATTCCACCCGCCCAAGGTCCGAGGAAGCTCCCCAGCTCGCTGACGCTCTGCGCCCCGTAGTAAGTCCCCCGCATAGTAGCTGGACTGATTTGATCGATCTGAGCGTATTCGGCGGGTACGATCAAGATCTCACCCAAGGTAAATACGATCATGGCGGTCACCATCCAGACCCAACTTACCGAGAAAGCAAATCCAACTTCCCCCACAGCCATCAGCACAGCTCCACCCGCTATTCGGGAAAACAAGGAATACCTTTCGACTAATCGGGTCAATGGAATTTGAAAGAGCAATACGGTAAATCCATTGGCGCTCATCATCACACCAAATAGTGCTACCCCTTCGGCCACATGTTCCTGCAAGTACTGGGACAGCGTGACAGACATTTGTCCGTGCACGGTGACCAGCAAAATCCCACCCAAGACAAAGGATAACAACGCCGTATCCCGACTGAGGACCTTCCACATTTGCCCCAGACCAGGCTTTTCTTCTACCGCTTCTCCCTGACCATCGCCCACTGCATAACGCTTGCAAGCTACCGCGAGCACAATAGCAAATAGGACATAGGAGATAGCTGTCATCAAAAACGCTGTACCACTCCCGGCAATACCGAGAAATGCTCCGAGCATCGGACCGATTGCGACTCCGAGATTGTTGGCCAAATACCGATTGGAAAAGACACGAAACCGTTTGTCCTCCGGTGTCAGATCTCCCATCATCGCCTTGGAGACGGTGCCATAAAACGATCCCGCCAAACCTTTGACGAGACTGACCACTAACAGAGCTACTGGATGACTGACCGTGATAAAGGTAGCAAACGCAGCAGCCATGACCAGCATGGACAGGATCATGAGCTTGCGCCTGCCAAACAGATCGGACAAGATCCCTCCGAGAAAACCACCAACCGTGCCCGCCAGTGGCCCAGCCCCAATAATGACCCCGATGTAAGCAGGCCCGAGCGTCGTTGTCTCACTTAAATAGATGGCCAAAAACGGCATGCTCATCGCTTGCGTGAGCATCACAAATACTGTGCCCGCCATCAACAGATGGACAACGGGATGATAAGCCTGCCAATATTGCCGCAACTGATTCATTCTGCTCGTTCCCCACTTTCCAAAAAGGAACGCAGCAAGACAGGCAGCCTATCAACAAATGACTCGCGCAAGCTATAGTAAGAAATCGTCGTTGTCCCTACATAATGAGCCCGGATCAATCCAGCTCGCCGTAGTGCCGTGACATGGTGGTGCACTGTACTTTTCGCCAGACCTACATGTTGTTGCAGCTCACTCAGGGTACACGTCTTTTTCGCCAGAAGCCGCAGGAGCAAGAGACGTTTTTCGTCCGCGAGACATTGTGTCAAGGGCAGCAGCTCGAGCAGAGGTTCGGAATGTTCCCGAGCAGCATCGCCAACGGGATAAAGACAAGTAGCCATTCCCCGATAGAAGTCGAGAACGGAGGTCGGGGCGCAATGGTATTGGGGAATGAGCACGACCTGCTGCAAATCTGCCATCGGCTCGATCCAGATCCCGTTTGTCGCTTGATCAACCAGCTCCATTGCAGGTGTATGCCCGATTTGTGCCGCCAGCTGTCGCGCACTCTGCTCGAGACGTTTCATGATTTGAGGCTCCAGCTTGGAAAAATAATGCTCATTCCAACGCGTCAACAGGGACAGACTGTGGTCGCGGATTTCTCCCAGATTCAGCGGGATGGTATCGACCCACGGAGCCAATCGCTCGTAGATCTCACCCGCTGGAATCTCCTCCAGCCAGACGAGGAAATCTTCGACCGTCTGTTTCTTCGGTGACTGCGCAACGAGTAAAACCAGGCGATGCAGTACCTCCCAGCGCTGATCTTCCAGCTCGCGAGCGAATGCATCTGGCAGCATCCGCGTCGTTTCTTTCTTCCACTCACTTCCGAGCTGGAAGTGTTTTCTCTCCTTCTCATGAATGTACGCATACAAACTCATAATGCATTCATAAGCGGCAGAGCATTCGATTTTCATTGAATAATAGTTTTTCATTCGATCACCATCGAACCTTTTTGTTTTATCCTACCATGCCCTACTCATTGCGTATAGAGCCAGCATCTGTTTTTTTGTATAAAAAATAATAAAGCCAGCCCAACATGAATGGTGTCAGACTGGCAAAGCTACGCTTCCTCTATCAATGCAGCAGTTCAATAAAATCTTGCAAGGAATGGGACATCCACTTCTTCGGACGCATGATCATTTGCAAGTCCAATCGGATGTCAGGATGACTAAAGGGAAGGGCGGTCAATTCCCCTCGCTGAATTTCTTCGTCGGCAGCCATACGCGGCAGCAAAGCGATCCCGGAGCCTGTCATCAAGCAGCGTTTGATCGCTTCTGGATTCCCTAATTCCAAGCCTACGCGATAGGGAATTCTTTGCTCTTGCAGAACCCGCTCCAGCATGATCCGATAGTTGCAGCTTGCTTCCGTCATGATCCATTCCACGTCGCATAGCTGGTCGAGTGTAATCGTACCCATCGAGGACAACGGATGAGTGGGGCTCGCTAGTAGCTCCAGTGGCTCTTCCCTGATTTTTACCCACTCCAGGGCAAGATCAGAAGGCTTGCTCTCCAGCAAAAGCCCTATATCATAATCGCCTTCCTTGACCTTCTCGACGATGGCAGTTTCCCGATCTGGCTGAAGCCGGATGGTCAGCGTCGGATACTTTTGGCGAAGATGTTGAATCAGGGCCGGAAGATAGTAGGAAGCCAAGGAATCAATCGTCCCGATCGTTAAGGTCCCCCCTCCCTGGAGGGTCAGCGTCTCCTTCGACTGCTGATACAAATTGAGCATCTGTACCGCGATTTTCAGCAGCTCTTCCCCTGCGGAAGTGAGGCGCAGACTTTTCCCGTAACGTTCGAACAATTTGACACCGTAGGACTGTTCCAGCTTCTGTATTTGCATCGTCACACTGGACTGCGCGTAGCCCAGCTCTCCAGCGGCTTTTGTAAAGCTCTGATGGAAGGCAACCTCTCGAAATGTTTGAAAATAAGTGAGATCCATATCGTCACCACTTCAAAATTATTGATATTACTTATCACTTATTATAGATAACACTGATATCGAACGCCATGGTAAAGTACTAACAACGAGAATAACGGGGAGGAACACCACATTGTTACAAGAACGCGATTTGCATGGAATCTACGCGCCAGTCATTACACCTTTTTTACCAAATGAAGAGCTGGATCTGGACTCATACCGGAAGCATGTGCAGGAGCTCTTAAACCATAACATTCACGGCCTGATCGTCAACGGGACTACAGGCGAATCTCCGACCGTATCCTGGGAAGAAGTCACTCAGCTCGTCCAAGTAACGAAAGAGGTGCTCAACGAGAGTGGCAAACAGCTTCCACTCGTCGTAGGTACAGGTACCAATAGCACCGCATCAACCGTAAAGCGGACGGAACTGGCAGGAGAACTGGGAGCGGATGCCGTTCTCGTCGTCACGCCATACTACAATCGCCCACCGCAAGCAGGTGTCATCGAACATTATCGCCGGGCAGCTCAAGTGGGTGTCCCCGTCATCGCTTATGAAATCCCTCATCGCACAGGGCTTCGCTTGGCTGCAGATACCATCAAAGCCGTCTTGGACCTGGATGGCGTGATCGGAATAAAAGACAGCACAGGTAGTCTCGATCTCCTGAGTGAACTTACCAAAGGAGATACGAAACCGGTCCTGTGCGGCGATGACATCCTATTTCTTTCCATGTTACAGCACGGAGCAACGGGAGGCATTTTGGCCTCTTCCATGATCCAGACTGAGGTTTTTGTCCAGGTGTATGAGCTTGCCAAACAAGGCGAGTTTGATCAGGCACAAAAAACCTTCGATTCTCTTGTTCCTATGATTCAAAAACTGTTTCAAGAGTCGAACCCTGCACCAATCAAGTGGATTTTGACGCAGCAAGGCATCCTTTCCTCCGATACACTGCGTCTGCCGATGAGCCCGATCAGCCAAGGCCTGCAACAGGAATTGAAAGAGCTGTTCCCAGCCTTTGCACGATAAACGTCACATCTTCGCAACTTCAGCGGGACTCCCTATACAAATGGGGGGTCCCACGCTTTTTTACGCCATCCCAACCGATGATGAACGACATTCAGCTCCCTGTCCAACCGAACGTCCACACCGAAGGGCAGCTTGCGGTTGTACCAGAATCGGACGTCGCTCCACACCACTTCATAGCCATCATGACATTCTTTCCAGGTGACGTGGATTCGCTGGGCAAAGCCGAGAAACGCACGAACACCGTCGACTCCGACCGTTGCCTGAATGATGTCATCCTGCCGCTGCTTTGGATATACCTCTTGCAAAATCACATGCGCGTACTCAATCTTTCCCGTGTAAAACTGCTCTGCAGTCTCCACGACAAACCTCCAATGAAACGGGTGAAAACTGGGGATGACATGGCATACGCCTTTCGTTTCGAGTGCGGCTGCTACCCGCTTGACCAAGTGCCCATGCTGCCAAGCGCGCACCCCAATGTAGAGTAAGGTAATCCCGTACGCCGCTGGAAAGAGAAGTACAGCCTCTCCTCCAAATGCCAACCACCAGACGGCTGATACCGAATGCAGTGCGAATAGAAACGGCTCAAAGATCGCCAATACATCCATGTGGACCCAACGTCGGTTCAGCGGGCGAATGCACTGAACACCATAGGCATTGAGCATATCGAGAAAGACGTGGAAGACGACGGCGATCCACGTCCAGAAATAGAGGAGTCCGAGCTGGCCCATCACATCGAATCCCCATGCCAACGGGAGACTGATGACAAGCGGCCAAAGAAATAAGGCGGGAATGGAATGAGTTATACCCCGATGAAAACGGATGTAAGAGGTAATACCTCGCAATCTGGCTACTGTATCAAAATCGGGTGCATGTGATCCTACGACTGTGGCAATCATCAGCGCCTGACTTACCGCTGGGTCGTTCCCTACTAGCCCAGTCGCGTGTGCCAATCCAGCCAACGTAACGCCCAGCAAGAGATGGCTCCCTGTGTCCATTATGATACCTCCTCCGGATTGTGCTCTTCGGTCGTCCATCGTTCATCGACATTAAACCAGTACAGCCATTCTTCAGGTACCTTTCTCACTGTCTCCTCCAGAAACGAATAGAGCTGTTCCATCGCTTCTGCTGCTTGGTCCTTTCGATACTGCTCATGTAGCAGGAGGGGGGCTGAGAAAACGAGTTGATGAGTAAAACCCCGCAATCGACGGCAGTAAAACGGAATGACAGGAACCTTTCCGTCCAGTGCTAGCGCCGCCGCTCCTCGTGGCAAGGGTGTCTTCCTCCCAAACATGTGTCCCGTCGGAAAAGCTGGCCGCGAGAAGTCTCCCAGCAAAAAGACGACACCATTTTGGGCCAATTGCCGACGAAGCTGCTTCAACAACTGCAGGGGTGGTGTCTCATCATAGTCCACACCCTCACACCCAAGCTCCCGCAAAATTAGATACAGCGGTCTCAGTTCTTCACTTTGAGCCGTTACTACTGCCAGACAAGGATAGCGTTGGCTAAGATACCAGTACGCAAAAAAGAAGTTCCCCACATGAGGGGCATAAATAATCGCTCCCTTGCCTAGCTGCAAAGCTGACTGTAGGTGTTCCTCCCCTGTTGGGCAAAAATGCTTATGTCCCCACTTGGGCAAATGTCTACTCACAAACAGCAATTCGTAGAGCGTTAGGCATACCTGATAAAAGTACTGTCTGTGCAAGCGCTGCACAGGAGCTTGTGTTCCTAGAATGGCGCTCATATTTGCCTTGACCCGATGACGGATGGAACCACCAAATCGGGCAAACAAATGAGCAACCAGCGAAAAGAGTGTTAGCAAAAAAGGGCGCGGAATCCATACGAGAATCCTACCTAGCAAGCGAACTCGCTCTGGACGTGTCAGCCACCCAATCCAGCGGTACATGGCGACCCACCCTCTCTTTTCGTTTGTCTATCTTTCTATAAACCGACGACGATATTTTTCCGTCATTTGCTTTTGTTCTAGTACAACGAAGTAATCTGTGCTCTTCAAGATCGGATCGTACGCCGGCTCCAAGGCGAGCTGTGCGCCTAGCCAGAGATAGCCTTTCATTAAAGGAGGCAGCAGACGATACATTTCCTTTAGGCTTTCTTCGGTCTGCACAGGCCGAAGTCCAACCCGACGAGATTCAGGGTGTGGGTACACGAGATAACGATCAGTGAGAAAGGAAAAACGATGCAAGAGGGCATGAAGGCAACTCAACCGGTCAGTATCGATCGCTCGGAGACTGGCGCAGCCAACTAAATAGTCATATCCATGCTCTCTCACGTAGTCGGCGATCCCTTCCCACAGTAGCTGAATGACCCTTCCGTTGCGGTACGCAGGATCCACACAGCTTCGCCCGAGCTCTAGCATCCTAGTGCGCGGGAGGAGAGATTGGCTGAGATCGAACATCGTTTCCGAGTAAAAGCCACCATTTGTCACTGCCTTCTTTCCAGGCAGGAGACGGTAGGTGCCAACGACGCGTCCGGTTTCTTCTTCTTTGACAATCAAGTGATCGCACCAGTTGTCAAAGCGATCCTGATCCAGCTTTTGATCCGTTTCCCCTTCTGCAAGTCCAGCTTCTTCGATAAAAGCCGCGTAGCGAAGCTTCCATACTTGGTGACGTTCGTCATCGCGATCAGCTAGTTTCACCGCAAGAGATACTTGTTGCTGTTCTACCCGCTTCGCTGCATTCTCCACTTGATCTCCCCCTTTGCTATTGTCGCAAGGTGATCCTTTCTCTTTCACTCTACTCCTCAATGACTTCAAATCGATAAATCGCAGGTAAAGGTTTTCCGAAGATTGAGGCGGGGATCTTTACGATATTTACATGAATATGGGCCTCTTGGTTCGGGCTGTAGTGGAGAGGAGAAAAAAGGAGAAAACGCTCAAGCCGGGTAGGGCCACTGCTCGGGGGTCATTCCTGTACAGCTCCATTCCAAAAGCGGAACCGCGTCCAAAGTAGACCTCTCTGAGATGCTACTCAGAGGTGGACGCTTAAAATCGTGTTCCTCTTTTTCCGCTCCGCCTGGGTCGTGTCCCTAATACCTTTCACTTTTTTCTCCTTTTTTCTCCTACTAGCTCAATCCTTAGTCGGGGCGAGTATCGTTGGCAGCTCATGAAGGATTTCCTGTTGAATCACAAAAGCCTGTCAGCTAAGTGACAGGCTTTTGTGGTTTGCGGTGCCAATCTCCAAAAAGTTCTCGATATGGCTCAATGAAACAGAATTAGCTTGCTAGAGAAGCATGTTTCCAGACGGAGCGACTGTGAAGTCCCACTTAGCGGAGCCATGAATCCCGAGGCAACAGAATCGCTATCTATGACTGACCTACGGAGCTGCGCGCCGTTTGGCGATTCCCTCGGGATCATGGCGGAGCGGACAGTTAATACTCCCATGCAGGACGTAGCCCGGAGCGGAGTATGGAAGCAGGCTTCTCCCCACTACCGATACTTTGTGACAGGCTCAACATGTTTGCAACTTGAGCATCTCAAAAAGGTCCTAGAATAGCTCAATGAAACAGAATTAGCTTGCTAGAGAAGCATGTTTCCAGATGGAGCGACTGTGAAGTCCCACTTAGCGGAGCCATGAATCCCGAGGCAATAGAATCGCTATCTATGACTGACCTTCGGAGCTGCGCGCCGTTTGGCGATTCCCTCGGGATCATGATGGAGCGGACAGTCTACACTTTCTGCAGGACGTAGCCCGGAGCGGAGTATGGAAGCAGGCTTCTCCCCACTACCGATACTTTGTGACAGGCTCAACCTGTTTGCAACTTGAGCATCTCAAAAAGCCTCACTTCTTCGGGTAATTTCAAAAGAATTAAAATATTTAAAAAATCAGTATTGTAGAAGATGGAAGTTAACAGTACAATCATTTTCAGGAGTATGCACTTCATTTGTGAATAGCACCTGAAGCAATAACTTCTGATCCTTATTCAAGTAAACGTTTTAATGCTGACTTTGAAGGAGGTAGAAGACAAATGAGATTTGCAATCGGTGTACTAGCTCACGAGACAAACACATTTTCCAGTGTACCTACAACAGTGGAGTCCTTTAAGCAACTAGAGTGGGAGCATGGACAAGCGATTCTGGAAAAGAGTAGAAATGTGCGTAACTTTATAGGAGGGATGATTGATCGGGCTGAAGAGTTGGGGATTGAATTGGTACCCACTTTCTCTACTATTGCCAAACCATCAGGAATAATCACAAAGGAAACGTATGAAATAGTAGTAAATGAGTTACTTGATGGTATCAAACAAGCAGGAGAGATAGATGCTGTTTGTCTAGGTCTGCATGGAGCAGGAGTAGTAGAGGGGATTGATGATCTGGAAGGAGAGATTTTACAAGCCGTTCGCACTGTTATCGGCTACTCCATTCCACTTACCGCAGCCCTTGACCTGCACGGAAATCTGACCCAGAAAATGATCGCGGAAGCAGATGCACTGTTTGGCGTTCATTTATATCCACATGTGGATATGTATGAACGAGCTATCGAAGCAATTGACGTTGCCCATCGTATGGTAAAAGGCGAGTGCAAACCTGTTATGCATCTTACAAAGCTGCCGCTGATTATCCCAACCTCGACGACCAATCTCTCACCTGCAAAAGACATTAATGAAGCATGCTACAAGTGGGAAAAGGAACCAGGAGTCATCGACTGCGCGTTCTTTCACGGTTTCCCCTATACCGATACACCTGATGTGGGCGTCTCCATTATCAGTGTTGTAGATGGCGACAAGGAACTGGCAAAGCGAGTGACAGAGGATGTTGCGAGACTGGTTTGGGAAAAGCGGGATGAGTTTGCACAGCATGTCCTTACTCCTGCAGAAGGCATACAGGAAGCACTTGGGTCAGAAGGCTTGCCTGTTGTCATTAATGAAACCTCTGACAATCCTGGCGGGGGGACACCTGGAGATGGGACGTACTTGCTTGGAGCGATGCTGGAAGCAAAGCTGGAGAATGCCTGCTTTGGTTTTATCTACGATCCAGGTGTTGCGCAAATCGCTCATGAGGCTGGCGTCGGTTCAACAATCGAGATAAAGCTGGGCGGTAAAACGGATGCGTTGCACGGGGAATCACTGTCTGTCACAGCCTATGTAAAAAGCTTGTCGGACGGAAAGTTTATCGCTTCAACTCCAATGGGAAAAGGAAGTCAAGTCAATTATGGGAAGTCAGCAAGACTGCAGGTAGGCGGGATCGATATACTCGTTTGTTCTGTGCGATCGCAGGTGTTTGATGAACAGATTTTCCTGTTGCATGGCATTAACGTTTTGGAGTATAAGATTGTCGCACTAAAATCCAGCCAACACTTTAGAGCTTCCTTTGAACCGATCGCAGCCCGGATCATTTCGGTAGACTCACCTGGACTTACATGCTATCAATTTACCCAATTCGATTACAAACGACTTCAACGTCCCATTTATCCGCTTGATCAGGAAACTATATTTCCAAATTGAAAAATAAAGGATGATGAGAATGAGTAATCAAAATTGGACGAAATCTTTCAACGAGTACGCTCAAAAGCTTATGCGCTATCATGCAACTTCAGGATGCAGGAAAGCTCTCTCATGATCCGGTAGTGAAGTATCTCCCT
This is a stretch of genomic DNA from Brevibacillus choshinensis. It encodes these proteins:
- a CDS encoding lysophospholipid acyltransferase family protein is translated as MYRWIGWLTRPERVRLLGRILVWIPRPFLLTLFSLVAHLFARFGGSIRHRVKANMSAILGTQAPVQRLHRQYFYQVCLTLYELLFVSRHLPKWGHKHFCPTGEEHLQSALQLGKGAIIYAPHVGNFFFAYWYLSQRYPCLAVVTAQSEELRPLYLILRELGCEGVDYDETPPLQLLKQLRRQLAQNGVVFLLGDFSRPAFPTGHMFGRKTPLPRGAAALALDGKVPVIPFYCRRLRGFTHQLVFSAPLLLHEQYRKDQAAEAMEQLYSFLEETVRKVPEEWLYWFNVDERWTTEEHNPEEVS
- the dapA gene encoding 4-hydroxy-tetrahydrodipicolinate synthase, with amino-acid sequence MLQERDLHGIYAPVITPFLPNEELDLDSYRKHVQELLNHNIHGLIVNGTTGESPTVSWEEVTQLVQVTKEVLNESGKQLPLVVGTGTNSTASTVKRTELAGELGADAVLVVTPYYNRPPQAGVIEHYRRAAQVGVPVIAYEIPHRTGLRLAADTIKAVLDLDGVIGIKDSTGSLDLLSELTKGDTKPVLCGDDILFLSMLQHGATGGILASSMIQTEVFVQVYELAKQGEFDQAQKTFDSLVPMIQKLFQESNPAPIKWILTQQGILSSDTLRLPMSPISQGLQQELKELFPAFAR
- a CDS encoding MDR family MFS transporter; its protein translation is MNQLRQYWQAYHPVVHLLMAGTVFVMLTQAMSMPFLAIYLSETTTLGPAYIGVIIGAGPLAGTVGGFLGGILSDLFGRRKLMILSMLVMAAAFATFITVSHPVALLVVSLVKGLAGSFYGTVSKAMMGDLTPEDKRFRVFSNRYLANNLGVAIGPMLGAFLGIAGSGTAFLMTAISYVLFAIVLAVACKRYAVGDGQGEAVEEKPGLGQMWKVLSRDTALLSFVLGGILLVTVHGQMSVTLSQYLQEHVAEGVALFGVMMSANGFTVLLFQIPLTRLVERYSLFSRIAGGAVLMAVGEVGFAFSVSWVWMVTAMIVFTLGEILIVPAEYAQIDQISPATMRGTYYGAQSVSELGSFLGPWAGGMILSAYGGPAMFLIMGGCALVSLVFYWMGRQLHARRQHGNVASKSSSM
- a CDS encoding LysR family transcriptional regulator, with protein sequence MDLTYFQTFREVAFHQSFTKAAGELGYAQSSVTMQIQKLEQSYGVKLFERYGKSLRLTSAGEELLKIAVQMLNLYQQSKETLTLQGGGTLTIGTIDSLASYYLPALIQHLRQKYPTLTIRLQPDRETAIVEKVKEGDYDIGLLLESKPSDLALEWVKIREEPLELLASPTHPLSSMGTITLDQLCDVEWIMTEASCNYRIMLERVLQEQRIPYRVGLELGNPEAIKRCLMTGSGIALLPRMAADEEIQRGELTALPFSHPDIRLDLQMIMRPKKWMSHSLQDFIELLH
- a CDS encoding ArsR/SmtB family transcription factor, which translates into the protein MKNYYSMKIECSAAYECIMSLYAYIHEKERKHFQLGSEWKKETTRMLPDAFARELEDQRWEVLHRLVLLVAQSPKKQTVEDFLVWLEEIPAGEIYERLAPWVDTIPLNLGEIRDHSLSLLTRWNEHYFSKLEPQIMKRLEQSARQLAAQIGHTPAMELVDQATNGIWIEPMADLQQVVLIPQYHCAPTSVLDFYRGMATCLYPVGDAAREHSEPLLELLPLTQCLADEKRLLLLRLLAKKTCTLSELQQHVGLAKSTVHHHVTALRRAGLIRAHYVGTTTISYYSLRESFVDRLPVLLRSFLESGERAE
- a CDS encoding metal-dependent hydrolase; the protein is MDTGSHLLLGVTLAGLAHATGLVGNDPAVSQALMIATVVGSHAPDFDTVARLRGITSYIRFHRGITHSIPALFLWPLVISLPLAWGFDVMGQLGLLYFWTWIAVVFHVFLDMLNAYGVQCIRPLNRRWVHMDVLAIFEPFLFALHSVSAVWWLAFGGEAVLLFPAAYGITLLYIGVRAWQHGHLVKRVAAALETKGVCHVIPSFHPFHWRFVVETAEQFYTGKIEYAHVILQEVYPKQRQDDIIQATVGVDGVRAFLGFAQRIHVTWKECHDGYEVVWSDVRFWYNRKLPFGVDVRLDRELNVVHHRLGWRKKAWDPPFV
- a CDS encoding GNAT family N-acetyltransferase, with amino-acid sequence MENAAKRVEQQQVSLAVKLADRDDERHQVWKLRYAAFIEEAGLAEGETDQKLDQDRFDNWCDHLIVKEEETGRVVGTYRLLPGKKAVTNGGFYSETMFDLSQSLLPRTRMLELGRSCVDPAYRNGRVIQLLWEGIADYVREHGYDYLVGCASLRAIDTDRLSCLHALLHRFSFLTDRYLVYPHPESRRVGLRPVQTEESLKEMYRLLPPLMKGYLWLGAQLALEPAYDPILKSTDYFVVLEQKQMTEKYRRRFIER
- a CDS encoding M81 family metallopeptidase; the encoded protein is MRFAIGVLAHETNTFSSVPTTVESFKQLEWEHGQAILEKSRNVRNFIGGMIDRAEELGIELVPTFSTIAKPSGIITKETYEIVVNELLDGIKQAGEIDAVCLGLHGAGVVEGIDDLEGEILQAVRTVIGYSIPLTAALDLHGNLTQKMIAEADALFGVHLYPHVDMYERAIEAIDVAHRMVKGECKPVMHLTKLPLIIPTSTTNLSPAKDINEACYKWEKEPGVIDCAFFHGFPYTDTPDVGVSIISVVDGDKELAKRVTEDVARLVWEKRDEFAQHVLTPAEGIQEALGSEGLPVVINETSDNPGGGTPGDGTYLLGAMLEAKLENACFGFIYDPGVAQIAHEAGVGSTIEIKLGGKTDALHGESLSVTAYVKSLSDGKFIASTPMGKGSQVNYGKSARLQVGGIDILVCSVRSQVFDEQIFLLHGINVLEYKIVALKSSQHFRASFEPIAARIISVDSPGLTCYQFTQFDYKRLQRPIYPLDQETIFPN